From one Mycobacteriales bacterium genomic stretch:
- a CDS encoding DinB family protein — MGYEKGPSLAGARIEDAEFSDARLHAPNFEGAKITDGWFSGADISGDLEGLRLNGVEVAPLVMAELERRFPERARLRATDPDGLAEAWAMIEGIWQVTVARARALPPRLLFDRVDDEWSFVETLRHLVLATDCWLRRMVKGNDRPYHPWGLAGSWLTDPSSWGIDPAANPSLDEVLAVRRDRMDEVQQAIAAVTPEELDRVCLPPGAPGHPAGPHTVQKCLHVILNEEWEHHQYAVRDLASLETRPV; from the coding sequence GTGGGATACGAGAAGGGCCCGTCGTTGGCGGGTGCTCGCATCGAGGACGCCGAGTTCTCTGACGCCCGCCTACACGCTCCGAACTTCGAGGGCGCGAAGATCACGGACGGCTGGTTCTCCGGCGCCGACATCTCAGGAGATCTCGAAGGGCTCCGGTTGAACGGCGTCGAAGTGGCCCCATTGGTGATGGCCGAGTTGGAACGGCGGTTCCCCGAGCGGGCGAGGTTGCGGGCGACGGATCCGGACGGCTTGGCCGAGGCGTGGGCCATGATCGAGGGCATTTGGCAGGTAACGGTCGCTCGTGCCCGAGCGCTGCCACCGCGGTTGCTCTTCGACCGAGTAGACGACGAGTGGAGCTTCGTCGAAACGCTCCGCCACCTCGTCCTCGCCACCGACTGCTGGCTGCGGCGCATGGTCAAGGGAAACGACCGCCCGTACCACCCATGGGGGTTGGCCGGCTCCTGGCTCACGGATCCCTCCAGTTGGGGGATAGATCCCGCCGCCAATCCGTCACTGGACGAGGTCCTCGCCGTGCGCCGAGACCGAATGGATGAAGTGCAGCAGGCCATCGCGGCCGTCACACCAGAGGAGCTCGACCGTGTCTGCCTCCCCCCGGGAGCTCCGGGTCACCCGGCGGGACCGCACACGGTTCAGAAATGCCTTCACGTGATCCTCAACGAGGAGTGGGAACACCACCAGTACGCCGTCCGAGACCTTGCGTCGCTCGAAACCCGGCCCGTTTGA